The proteins below come from a single Gossypium raimondii isolate GPD5lz chromosome 2, ASM2569854v1, whole genome shotgun sequence genomic window:
- the LOC105787873 gene encoding cytochrome P450 78A7 produces the protein MELGSVSKDTSWWVYTLPAFFGSKNLFDGYVLFSLFMAFLSIALFSWAFAVGGIAWKNGRNRKGTLPIPGPRGFPVFGSLFTLSRGLAHRSLAAMAWSRANTQLMAFSLGSTPVVVASDPHTAREILTSPHFADRPIKQSAKSLMFSRAIGFAPNGTHWRLLRRIASSHLFAPKRILAHEPGRQLDCTVMLRNIANEQKLHGSVCLRKHLQFAALNNIMGSVFGRRYDQRKDSEELEELRDMVREGFELLGAFNWSDYLPWLSYFYDPFRINQRCLQLVPRVRKLVKGIIEQHRQLSESKMLSDNADFVDVLLSLDGEEKLQEDDMVAVLWEMIFRGTDTTALLTEWVMAELVLHPEVQAKLQLEIDSATRNKTLTDADMAKLPYLQAVVKETLRIHPPGPLLSWARLSTSDVQLSNGMLVPANTTAMVNMWAITHDPKVWKDPVEFKPERFLEAEVDVRGGDLRLAPFGAGRRVCPGKNLGLVTVQLWVAKLMQGFKWVQDSVAHPVDLSEVLKLSCEMKFPLHAIAVEREDTLLP, from the exons ATGGAGTTGGGTTCGGTTTCAAAAGATACAAGCTGGTGGGTTTACACTCTTCCAGCTTTCTTTGGATCCAAAAATTTGTTCGATGGGTATGTTTTGTTTTCCCTCTTTATGGCATTTCTTTCCATTGCCCTTTTTTCTTGGGCATTTGCTGTTGGTGGGATTGCATGGAAAAATGGAAGGAACCGAAAAGGTACCCTTCCTATTCCTGGTCCTAGGGGTTTCCCTGTTTTTGGTAGCCTCTTTACTTTGAGTCGTGGTTTGGCTCACCGTTCGCTTGCCGCCATGGCTTGGTCCAGGGCCAATACTCAGCTCATGGCTTTTAGCCTAGGTTCCACCCCAGTGGTCGTAGCTTCTGATCCCCACACGGCTCGAGAAATCTTAACTTCCCCTCACTTTGCTGACCGACCCATTAAGCAGTCCGCTAAAAGCCTCATGTTCAGTCGAGCCATAGGGTTTGCTCCCAACGGAACCCATTGGAGGCTTTTGAGAAGGATAGCTTCCTCCCACCTTTTTGCACCCAAGCGCATTTTAGCACACGAACCCGGTCGCCAGCTTGACTGTACTGTCATGCTGCGCAACATTGCGAACGAACAGAAGCTCCATGGCTCTGTTTGCTTAAGAAAACACCTCCAGTTTGCTGCTTTGAACAATATTATGGGAAGTGTTTTTGGCAGAAGATATGACCAGAGAAAAGACAGTGAAGAACTGGAAGAGCTTAGGGATATGGTAAGAGAAGGGTTTGAACTACTTGGGGCTTTTAATTGGTCTGATTATTTGCCATGGCTGAGTTACTTTTATGATCCCTTTCGTATCAATCAACGTTGCTTGCAACTCGTTCCCCGAGTTAGGAAACTCGTCAAAGGCATCATTGAACAACACCGACAACTCAGTGAGTCCAAAATGCTGTCTGATAATGCTGATTTTGTAGATGTTTTGCTCTCTCTTGACGGTGAAGAAAAACTCCAAGAAGATGACATGGTTGCTGTTTTATGG GAAATGATATTCAGAGGAACTGATACGACTGCTTTGTTAACGGAGTGGGTCATGGCTGAGTTGGTATTGCACCCGGAAGTACAAGCCAAGCTGCAACTTGAAATTGACAGTGCTACGAGGAACAAAACCCTCACCGACGCTGACATGGCGAAATTACCTTACCTTCAGGCGGTGGTCAAAGAAACCCTACGGATCCATCCCCCAGGGCCATTGCTTTCTTGGGCTAGGCTGTCCACGTCGGACGTCCAGCTCAGCAACGGGATGCTGGTTCCCGCCAACACAACCGCCATGGTGAACATGTGGGCCATAACCCATGACCCCAAAGTGTGGAAAGACCCGGTCGAGTTCAAGCCGGAGAGGTTCCTGGAAGCTGAGGTGGACGTAAGAGGCGGTGACTTGAGGCTCGCACCCTTTGGGGCTGGGCGCAGGGTTTGCCCTGGGAAGAACCTTGGGCTGGTGACGGTCCAACTGTGGGTAGCCAAGCTGATGCAAGGTTTCAAGTGGGTTCAAGATTCGGTGGCTCACCCGGTCGATTTGAGTGAGGTCCTGAAGCTGTCATGTGAGATGAAGTTCCCATTGCATGCTATTGCTGTGGAAAGAGAGGATACCCTTTTGCCTTAG
- the LOC128033744 gene encoding uncharacterized mitochondrial protein AtMg00810-like: protein MLQSPKFKQRGLNCEPLVCKLKKALYGLKQAPRAWFQKLREFLVATKFEISKVDSSLFILRPGAQLLYVLVYVDDIIITGNDSQAIDQFVTQLNAQFSLKDLGKLSYFLGIEVQYTSEGMFLSQTKYIRDLLHKVSMDRSNGLPTPMVTNCHMSAAEGSHVEDEHYYKSIVCALQYVVITRPGIAYSANKVCQFMHKPLDLHFKAVKRILRYLQGTLSYGLKFTRASKFLLERYSDASWGSDVDDRGLISGFCVFLGGNSIYWSSKKQQVVFRSTAEAEYRSVAHIAAEMVWIRSLLTELCIPVSTKGLIWCDSSAAIAVAGNPVMHSKFKHVELDVFFVRIKWQLGCFKSAMFLVPTRLWIY from the coding sequence ATGCTACAGtcaccaaaatttaaacaacgTGGATTAAATTGTGAGCCTCTTGTTTGTAAACTGAAAAAGGCTTTATATGGTCTTAAACAAGCCCCTCGAGCTTGGTTTCAGAAGCTGAGAGAGTTTCTGGTCGCCACAAAATTTGAAATCTCCAAAGTTGATAGCTCTCTCTTTATTCTTCGGCCAGGTGCTCAATTactttatgttttagtttatgttgatgacattatCATCACTGGGAATGACTCTCAAGCTATTGATCAATTTGTTACTCAGCTCAATGCTCAGTTTTCTTTAAAAGACCTAGGAAAGTTGAGTTATTTTCTTGGCATTGAGGTTCAGTACACGTCAGAAGGAATGTTTCTGTCTCAAACAAAGTACATTAGGGATTTACTTCACAAAGTCTCCATGGATAGATCGAATGGCCTGCCAACACCAATGGTCACTAATTGTCATATGTCCGCTGCTGAAGGGAGTCATGTTGAGGATGAACATTACTACAAAAGCATTGTTTGTGCCTTACAGTATGTGGTGATCACCAGACCCGGCATTGCTTACTCAGCAAACAAGGTGTGTCAGTTCATGCATAAGCCGTTGGATTTACACTTCAAAGCTGTCAAAAGAATATTAAGGTATTTACAAGGGACACTGAGCTATGGCTTGAAATTCACTCGAGCCTCTAAATTTCTACTTGAAAGATATTCAGACGCTAGTTGGGGGTCAGATGTTGATGATCGGGGGTTAATCTCCGGGTTTTGTGTATTTCTTGGAGGGAATTCAATTTATTGGAGCTCAAAGAAACAACAAGTGGTCTTTAGATCTACAGCAGAGGCAGAATACAGGAGTGTTGCTCATATAGCTGCAGAAATGGTTTGGATTCGGTCCTTGTTAACTGAGTTGTGCATTCCAGTTTCAACCAAGGGTTTGATATGGTGTGACAGCTCAGCTGCGATTGCAGTAGCAGGAAATCCTGTTATGCACTCCAAATTTAAGCATGTGGAGTTGGATGTGTTCTTTGTCAGAATAAAGTGGCAGTTGGGGTGCTTCAAGTCGGCCATGTTCCTGGTTCCAACCAGATTGTGGATATACTAA